Proteins co-encoded in one Megalops cyprinoides isolate fMegCyp1 chromosome 1, fMegCyp1.pri, whole genome shotgun sequence genomic window:
- the LOC118781998 gene encoding galactose-specific lectin nattectin-like: MARGQCPAGWTEFQSRCFLFSSKKKPWIQAEKHCLKLGGNLASVHSPQEYHLIQKFTTENAWIGGHDAVEEGQWLWSDGSPFLYTKWTPRQPDNHNEEDCLCINYKGKHYME, from the exons ATGGCCAGGG GGCAATGCCCAGCAGGTTGGACTGAGTTTCAGTCAAGGTGCTTCCTGTTTTCGAGTAAAAAGAAACCATGGATTCAAGCAGAG AAACACTGCCTCAAGTTGGGTGGAAACCTGGCCTCTGTGCATAGCCCTCAAGAGTACCACCTCATACAGAAATTCACTACTGAAAATGCCTGGATTGGGGGCCATGATGCTGTGGAG GAAGGACAGTGGCTGTGGAGTGATGGATCTCCATTTCTCTACACTAAATGGACACCTCGACAGCCTGATAATCATAACGAAGAAGACTGTCTCTGTATTAACTACAAAGGTAAGCACTACATGGAGTGA